CGCATCAGTTCTTCGAAGGCGGCGGTGCGCGCGCCCAGGATGAAACGTTGCTCCGGGTCGAGGCCCACCTCGCGGACCAGGGCGATCAGCGCGGGGCGGTCGGCTTCGAAGAGGGCGGGCGGGAAGAAGGGGACGGTGACGGGCGGCGCTGCGGTCATGCGGTGGTCCTCGTCGTGGCGAGGAAGGAGCCGATGGTGTCGCAGACGCGGTCCAGGTCGCCGGGGTCGAGATCGGGGTGGAAGGGCAGGGCCACGGCACGCCGGGCCGCCGCCTCCGCCTGCGGGAAGTCGCCGGGCCGGTGGCCCAGGTGGGCGAAGGCGGGCTGGTGGGGCAGTGGCAGGGGGTAGTAGACCTCGGTGCCGATGCCCCGCTCGTCGAGGTGGTCGACCAGGGCGTCCCGGTGCTCCGTCTCGATCAGGTAGACGTAGTACACGTCCCGGTCGTCCGGTCCCTCGGCGGTGGTCCGCGGCAGCCGGACGATCCCGGGCACGTCCCGCAGCCGGGCGGTGTAGGCGGCGGCCAGTTCGGCGCGGCGCGCGATCTGCTCCTCCAGGACGGTCAGTTTGGCGAGCAGGACGGCCGCCTGGATGTCGTCCATCTTGCTGTTCATGCCCGGCAGTGCGCTCTCGGTGGAGATGGCCGGGAAGTCGTTGAGCGTACGGCCGGTCCTGCCGTGGTGGCGCAGGGCGGCGACGGTGTCCGCCACCTGCGGGTCGTCGGTGAGGACGGCCCCGGCGTCGCCGAGCGCGCCGAGCGTCTTGGAGGGGAAGAAGGAGAGCACGCCGCCCGCGCCGTGCAGACCCGCGTGGAGCCCGCGCCGGCGCATGCCGATCGCCTCGGCGCTGTCCTCGACGACCGTCAGTCCGTGCCGCCGGGCGACGGCGTCGACGGCCGCCATGTCGGCCATGGTGTGGAAGAGGTGCACCGGCATCACGAACCGGCTGCGCGGGGTGACGGCGGCGTCGAGCGCCGCGGGGTCCATCGCGTGGGTGTCCGGGTCGATGTCGACGAACTCCGGCCGTCCGCCCGCGAGTACGACGGCGGAGGCGGTGGCGAAGAAGGAGTACGCCGGTACCAGGACCCCGTCACCGGGGCGCAGTCCGCAGGCGCGCAGCAGGAGCACGAGCGCGTCGGTGCCGCTGTTGACGCCGATCACGTGCCGGGCGCCGGTGTAGTGCGCGAGCGCCGCCTCGAACTGTCCGACCTGTTGTCCGTGGCTGAATTTGCCACTGCGGAAAACGTCCTCCAACGCTTTTTCGATGGTCGGCCACAATTGTTCGAAAGTGGCGACCTGGGAGAAGAAGGGAATCGGTTCGGCCGTCCCCGGAGTGACCGGAGACGCACTCCCGGCCCGCGCCCGGAGCTGTCCACTGGAAGGCAATTCTCACCCGCCCCGTCGTTTCTGTGGATTGACCGGCAACGCTAGTCGTACCTTCCCGGCGGCGGAGAAAGGAAAGGATCATCTTCACACTTTGTGGGTAACGAGGTTCCGGATCGCTTGACCCTTTCCCAAACCGGCCGCAATAGTCTTGCGGCGCACCGGAGTTGTGCGCGACGCGACGCGAACCGCGTGTTCCGCGCCCGGTGTTCTCCTTCCCCACTCCCCTTCCAGGAGGCCCTGTGCTGCAGCCCCTCGTGATCGGGCTCGGC
This Streptomyces misionensis DNA region includes the following protein-coding sequences:
- a CDS encoding DegT/DnrJ/EryC1/StrS family aminotransferase; translation: MEDVFRSGKFSHGQQVGQFEAALAHYTGARHVIGVNSGTDALVLLLRACGLRPGDGVLVPAYSFFATASAVVLAGGRPEFVDIDPDTHAMDPAALDAAVTPRSRFVMPVHLFHTMADMAAVDAVARRHGLTVVEDSAEAIGMRRRGLHAGLHGAGGVLSFFPSKTLGALGDAGAVLTDDPQVADTVAALRHHGRTGRTLNDFPAISTESALPGMNSKMDDIQAAVLLAKLTVLEEQIARRAELAAAYTARLRDVPGIVRLPRTTAEGPDDRDVYYVYLIETEHRDALVDHLDERGIGTEVYYPLPLPHQPAFAHLGHRPGDFPQAEAAARRAVALPFHPDLDPGDLDRVCDTIGSFLATTRTTA